The genomic stretch GAGCGCGGCACCGTCTGGCTCAAGAGCCCCATCGGAGGAATCGTCACGGAGGTGCGCGCGGTGCTGGGGGAGATGCAGCCGGAGGCCAGTGCCGCCTTGGTGCGGGTGGCCGCCGACGGTCCCGCGCGCCTGGAGGCCCGGCTGTCCGTGCGTCCTCCCGTGGACGCCAGCTTCGCCTTCGTGTCATCCCAGGGCATCGCCGTTCCGGTGCGGTGGGTGGGGCAGTCCCCGGTCGTGGACGCCGCGGATGGAACGTGGCGTGCGTGGTTCGAGCCAGAGGACACCGCCGCCGTGCTGCGCGCTGGGCAAGGTGGCCGGTTGCGCATCCAGGCCGCCGCGGGCGAGGACACGGTGCTGGTACCCGCGCGCGCCCTGGCCTTCGACCGCGCGCGCACGGTCGTCTTCACGCGCGGCGGTGAGGGACAGGCCGTGCTCCAGGAGGTGGAGGTGCTGGCCACCTCCGGCGCGGAGGCCTTGGTGAAAGGGCCGCTGTCTGCCCGGGACGCGGTCGCCGCTGACGGCGCGGCGCTGCTGTTGGAGTCTCAGGCCGGTGACGGCGATGAGGTGACGCCGTGATTGAAGCCCTCGTGCGCTGGTCGGTGCGTCACCGGGTCTGGGTCCTGGCCCTCACGGGCGTGCTCGCGCTGGCGGGCGTCGCGGTGTCGCTCCGCCTGGAGCTGGACGCGATGCCGGATATCACCACGAACCAGGTGCTCGTTCTCACGCGTGCGCCCGGCCTGACGCCCGAGGAGGTGGAGCGGCTGGTGACGCGGCCGGTGGAGGTGGCCCTGGGCGGCATGCCAGGACTCGAGGAGCAGCGCAGCCTGTCCCGCTATGGCCTTTCCTCCGTCACCGCCGTGTTCGCGGACGGCGTGGACCCGTACCGGGCCCGGCAGCAGGTGCAGGAGCGCCTCAACGTGCTCGGCTCCACGCTGCCCCCGGGCGTGGACCCACCGGAGCTGGGGCCGCTCACCGGTGGGTTGGGCGAGGTCTTCCACTTCACGCTGTCCTCGCCGGAGCGCACGGGCGCGCAGTTGCTCGAGCTGACGCAGTTTCGCGTGGCGCCCCGCCTGCGTTCGGTGCCGGGCGTGGTGGAGGTCAACAGCTGGGGAGGCCACCAGCGCACGCTGGAGGTGCGCGCGGACGCGGTGCGTCTGGCCCAGCGGGGCGTGACGCTCGCGCAGTTGCGTGACGCGCTGGAGCGAGCCACCGGCAGCGCTCCGGGCGCGAGCCTTCCGGTGGGAGAGCGCCACGTCCTGATTCGCGCCGTGGCGCGGCCTCGGGCGCCGGCCGACCTGGCGGAGGCGTTGATTCCCCGGCCTGGGGCCATGGCCGTGCGCCTGGGCGACGTGGCCGAGGTCACCGAAGGCGCGCTGCCTCGCATTGGCAGCGCCACCTCCAATGGGCGCGGCGAGACGGTCTACGTCATGGTGCAGATGCTCCGGGATGCCAATGCGCTCGCCGTGACGAGCGCCATCTCCGACGCGCTACCCGATGTGCGAGCGCTGCTGCCCGAGGACGTGCGGTTGGACGTCGTCTACGACCGCGCCACGTTGGTGCGCGGCACGGTGCGCACCGTGGGCAAGAACCTGCTGGAAGGAGGGCTGCTCGTCGTGGGCGTCCTCTTCCTGTTGCTCGGCAGCGTGCGCGCGGGCCTGCTGGTCGCTTCGGCCATTCCGTTGTCCATGCTGGGCGCGACCACGGCCATGGTGGCGCTGGACATCCCCGGCAACCTGATGAGCCTGGGAGCCATCGACTTCGGCCTGCTGGTGGATGGCGCGGTGGTGATGGTGGAGGGCCTGTTCCACCGGCTGGCGCATCTGTCGCCGGAGGAGAAAAAGCGACCGCCCCGTGAGCACGTCGAGGAGACGGCCGTGTCCCTGGCCCGTCCCGTCTTCTTCTCCGTGCTCATCATCCTGCTCGTGTACCTGCCCATCCTGTCCCTGCGAGGGGTGGACGGGAAGATGTTCCGGCCCATGGCGATGACCGTCGTCTTCGCGCTGGCCACCGCGCTGCTGCTGTCGTTGACCTTCATCCCCGCCGCCGCGAGTTGGCTGATTCGCCCCGAGCACGTCCCCGCGCGCGAGCCACTGCTGGTCCGCTGGTTCGAGCGTCTCTACGCCCCGGTGTTGCGTCAGAGCGTGCGCCGGCGCGTGCCCGTGGCCGCCGTGGCCGTGTTCCTGTTGGCCGTGGGTGGGTGGATCTTCGCTCGCGCGGGTACGGAGTTCACGCCGCAGTTGGACGAAGGCGACATGGTGATTCAAACCACGCGTGTCCCCGATATCAGCCTGGACGCGGCGGTGAGCGAAGCGGGCCGGATGGAGCGAGTCCTGCTCGAAGCGATTCCGGAGGTCCGCCAGGTCGTCTCGCGCGTGGGCAGCCCCGCGGTGGCCACGGACATCATGGGCTTGGAGATGGCGGACGTCTTCGTGTCGTTGGCGCCGAGGGATGCGTGGCGGCCCGGGCTCACCCGTGAGTCGCTCATCGAGGAGATGGGGCAGGTGCTGGAAGCCCGTGTCCCAGGTGGAGACCCGTCCTTCACGCAGCCCATCCAGATGCGCTTCAACGAGCTGCTCGGGGGCGCGGTGACGGACGTGGCGCTCAGCATCTACGGCGAGGACCTGACCGAGCTCGGGCGCCTGGCTCGCCGGGCCGCGGCGCTGTTGAGCCAGGAACCGGGTGCCGTGGACGTGCGTGTACTCGCTCCGCCGGAGGTGCCGCTCTTCGAGGTGACGCCGCGCTCGCTGGATTCGGCCCGTGCGGGCCTGGGCGCGGTGGATGTGCTGGAGGCGGTGAGCGCGGTGCGCAGTGGCGTGGAGGTGGGCGCTACCTGGGATGGGGCGGTGCGCGTGCCCATCGTCCTGCGGTTGACGGGCGCGTCCGATGCCTTCTCCCTGTCCGAGTTGCCACTCCCCACGGAGACGGGGGGCCTGGTGCCGCTCTCCCGCGTGGCCGACGTGCGGTTGACGTCCTCGCCCGGGCTGGTGAGCCGGGAAGGGGGCCAGCGCCGGCTGGTGGTGGGCTTCAACGTGCGCGGCGCGGACCTGGGGACGGTGGTGGAGCGGGCACGGAGCCGCGTGGAGCAGGCGCTCGCTCCGCCTGATGGCTATCGGCTCGAGTGGGGCGGTCAGTACGAGACCTTGACGGAGGCACGGCAAAGGCTTTCGCTGGTGCTTCCCGCCGTGGCCCTCCTCATCTTCGCCGTGCTGCTGTTCGCCTTCCGCCGCATGCGTCCCGCTTTGGCCATCTTCGCCAACGTCCCCTTCGCGTGCGTGGGCGGGATGATGGCGCTGGCGGCCCGGGACCTGCCCGTGTCCATCTCCGCGGCGGTGGGCTTCATCGCGCTGTCCGGCATCGCGGTGCTCAACGGCGTCGTGCTGATGTCGCGCGAACAGCGGCTCGAAGCGGACGGCCATGCTCCCGGCGAGGCGGTGGTGATGGCGGCACGCGAGCGGGCCCGGCCCGTGTTGATGACGGCGCTGGTGGCGGCGCTGGGCTTCATCCCGATGATGCTCGCTCGCGGGGTAGGCGCCGAGGTGCAGCGGCCCCTGGCCACGGTGGTGGTGGGCGGGCTCGTCACCTCCACGCTGTTGACCCTGGTCATCCTCCCCACGCTCTACCCATGGTTCGCGGGTGGGACGCGCACGCAGACGCGTGCATGATGGGGCGAAGGAGGCCGGTGCCGTGAGGCTGCTGCTGGTGGAAGACGAGGAGCGGATGGCGAACCTGCTCCGGCGGGGGCTCGGGGAAGAGGGCCACCTCGTGGACACCTGCCGCACGGCGGAGGACGCGCTCGACCAGGCAGGCGAGGTGGCCTACGACGCCATCATCCTCGACTGGGCCCTGCCCGGCATGGACGGCGTGGCGCTGCTGCGGCGCTGGCGCGAACGCGGCTTGATGACGCCGGTGCTGATGCTCACCGCCCGCGGCACGGTGGGGGAGCGAGTGACGGGCCTGCGTGCTGGCGCGGATGACTACCTGGTGAAGCCCTTTGCCTTCGAGGAACTGCTCGCGCGCCTGGAGGCGCTGCACCGCCGCTCCGAGGGCCAGACGCAGTCCTGGGGCGGAGGGTCCATCCACATCGATGCCCGGCGGCGGATGTTGACGTGTGGCGACCGTGAGGTGGCCTTGACGGGCCGCGAGTTCGCCCTGCTGGGTGAGCTGGCTTCGCGCGCGGGCGAGGTCCACACCCGCTCCAGCCTGCTGGCGAAGGTGTGGGGCCCCAGCTTCGATGGGCCTCCCAACATCGTGGACGTCTACGTGGGCTACGTGCGCACGAAGCTGACCGAGGTGGGCGCGGAAGGGGTGACCATCCAGGCGGTGCGTGGGGTGGGCTTCCGGTTGGTGATTGAGGGCGCTCGGTGAGGTTGGTCCGGCGGATGTGGCTGTGGGGCGCGGTGGTTCCCGTGGTGGCGGTGGTCGCCGCGCTGGGCGTGGCCGTCCAGGTGTTCCGCGTGGTGCTCGAGCGGACCCTGGACGAAGCCTTGCTGTCGCAAGCCGCGGCGGAGAGCGTGAGCCTCTTCGACGCTCCGGATGGGCGCCCGCATCTGCACGTGGAGCCCTCCCCGTTGGCGGGAGAGGTGCGTG from Myxococcus xanthus encodes the following:
- a CDS encoding efflux RND transporter periplasmic adaptor subunit, whose translation is MTPFVRRFVAVPMLVLSGACTSGSSTAEVPPAPPPARASAASAWVPVRAASRVALAEAPALVLSSPDAVAALSAPFRARVQQVRARPGQQVKAGDPLVEVLMPEVVEAAGAASAASLRLEAYSRQVERLEALHAQGLAKLPDLADAQTQQAEARAALVAAHAVLRVAGISPGEARGVAERGTVWLKSPIGGIVTEVRAVLGEMQPEASAALVRVAADGPARLEARLSVRPPVDASFAFVSSQGIAVPVRWVGQSPVVDAADGTWRAWFEPEDTAAVLRAGQGGRLRIQAAAGEDTVLVPARALAFDRARTVVFTRGGEGQAVLQEVEVLATSGAEALVKGPLSARDAVAADGAALLLESQAGDGDEVTP
- a CDS encoding efflux RND transporter permease subunit, producing MIEALVRWSVRHRVWVLALTGVLALAGVAVSLRLELDAMPDITTNQVLVLTRAPGLTPEEVERLVTRPVEVALGGMPGLEEQRSLSRYGLSSVTAVFADGVDPYRARQQVQERLNVLGSTLPPGVDPPELGPLTGGLGEVFHFTLSSPERTGAQLLELTQFRVAPRLRSVPGVVEVNSWGGHQRTLEVRADAVRLAQRGVTLAQLRDALERATGSAPGASLPVGERHVLIRAVARPRAPADLAEALIPRPGAMAVRLGDVAEVTEGALPRIGSATSNGRGETVYVMVQMLRDANALAVTSAISDALPDVRALLPEDVRLDVVYDRATLVRGTVRTVGKNLLEGGLLVVGVLFLLLGSVRAGLLVASAIPLSMLGATTAMVALDIPGNLMSLGAIDFGLLVDGAVVMVEGLFHRLAHLSPEEKKRPPREHVEETAVSLARPVFFSVLIILLVYLPILSLRGVDGKMFRPMAMTVVFALATALLLSLTFIPAAASWLIRPEHVPAREPLLVRWFERLYAPVLRQSVRRRVPVAAVAVFLLAVGGWIFARAGTEFTPQLDEGDMVIQTTRVPDISLDAAVSEAGRMERVLLEAIPEVRQVVSRVGSPAVATDIMGLEMADVFVSLAPRDAWRPGLTRESLIEEMGQVLEARVPGGDPSFTQPIQMRFNELLGGAVTDVALSIYGEDLTELGRLARRAAALLSQEPGAVDVRVLAPPEVPLFEVTPRSLDSARAGLGAVDVLEAVSAVRSGVEVGATWDGAVRVPIVLRLTGASDAFSLSELPLPTETGGLVPLSRVADVRLTSSPGLVSREGGQRRLVVGFNVRGADLGTVVERARSRVEQALAPPDGYRLEWGGQYETLTEARQRLSLVLPAVALLIFAVLLFAFRRMRPALAIFANVPFACVGGMMALAARDLPVSISAAVGFIALSGIAVLNGVVLMSREQRLEADGHAPGEAVVMAARERARPVLMTALVAALGFIPMMLARGVGAEVQRPLATVVVGGLVTSTLLTLVILPTLYPWFAGGTRTQTRA
- a CDS encoding response regulator transcription factor; translation: MRLLLVEDEERMANLLRRGLGEEGHLVDTCRTAEDALDQAGEVAYDAIILDWALPGMDGVALLRRWRERGLMTPVLMLTARGTVGERVTGLRAGADDYLVKPFAFEELLARLEALHRRSEGQTQSWGGGSIHIDARRRMLTCGDREVALTGREFALLGELASRAGEVHTRSSLLAKVWGPSFDGPPNIVDVYVGYVRTKLTEVGAEGVTIQAVRGVGFRLVIEGAR